CCGTCCATCGCCACATCGGTGTAGGTCCCCTCGGCCGCGAAGAACTTCAGCAGCGCCTCGGAGTCCGTGCTCCACGCGGCGGAATACGCCTTGGCGAAGCTCGGGTCGGTCGGGTGCGGTGTCGTCATCACAATTCCTTGCGTAGTCGGGCTTCCGGCCAGTGAATCTACTGGTTATTAGAAACACTGCGCGCGGAAACGGCTGTCCCACTCGAACTGGTTCTAGCTGCGAACCGTCAGTGCTACGGTGGGGTGAATTTAGTATTCATTAGATAATGAGGATTGGGAAGGTCGTTGGTCAACCACGCGAGAGCGCCCGCCCCGACCACCGCGGCGGACGTCACCGTGGCCTGGTTGACGCAGTGTCTGCAGCAGGCCGGCCATGACGTCGAGGTCACCGACTTTCGAGCGGAGTCGATCGGCAACGGCATGGTGGGTGCGGCGCAGCGCCTGATGTTGACGCTCGACGGTGTTGACGCGAGTGTCCCGGAGACGTTGGTACTCAAGTACTCGCGCGACGGGGCGGCAAGCCGGCGTACCGGCCGCGTGGGGTATGGCTTCGCGGGCCGCCCGGGCTTCTACGAACGGGAGGTGCGGTTCTACCGCGACCTCGCGTCGAAGATCGAGGCCCGGGTGCCGCGAAGTTATGCGCACTGGATTGCGCCGGACTGTGACCAGTTCGTCCTGCTGCTCGAGGACATCTCACCCGCCCAGCCCGGCGATGAGTTCACCGCCCCGCAACCGACCGAGTTGCACGGCGTGATGACCAATCTCGCCGGGCTGCACGCTCCGTTGTGGAGCGGACCCTTTCCGGCGGGCGACAATCTGCTAGAACCGCCGACGGCGGCGGAGGGCCAGCATTACCAGCGGATCATCTCGCGCAATGTCGAGCACTTCCGCACAGCGATGGCGGTAGAGCCCGGAAGTGCAACGGACCGTGTCCTCGGCCGCTTCGTCGAGCGCGCCGACCGCTGGTGGGTGTCGGCCGGGCAGCCGATGAGTTTGGTGCACGGCGACTACCGGGTGGACAACATGTTGTTCCCGACGGACGGCGCGAACAGGCCGGTCGTGGTGGACTGGCAGACGGCGTTGGTCGCTCATCCGGGGCGCGACCTGGGTGGTTTTCTCGGCGCCTCGATCCCGACCGAGGTGCGGCGCGAACACCAGGACGATTTGCTTCGGACGTACCACGGGCGGTTGACCGAGCTCGGTGTATCCGATCACTCGCTCCAGGATTGCGTGACGGACCTGCGGTTGGGCGCCTTCCAAGGCCTGCACCACACCACGTCGATCGCGCGGGCGGTGGATATGAACGACCGCGGTTGGCAGCTGGTCACCACATGGCTCGACCGGCTGCTCGCCACCTTCGAGGACCTCGATTCGCTGGACGCCCTCGACGATTTGGAGGCACTGTCATGAATCCGCGCCCACCGCAACTCACCGACGCCGACGAGATGCTCGTCCACCAGCACGTCGGCACGTTCGCCGAAGTGGCGACAACCGATCCAGCTTGGACCGAACGGGTTTGGGCCGGCGCCGGTGACACGGATGGTCGGGTGCATGTGGCCTTCGGAATGGGCCGATACCTGAACCGCAACGTCTTCGACGGGTTCGGGATGGTCACTGTCGGGAAAACTCAGTACACCGTGCGCGGAAGCCGCCGCCTGTACCCGGAGCCAACTGTGACGGCGGTGGGACCGTTGCGGTACGAGGTGGTCGAGCCGCTGGCGGCGGTCCGCTGCGTTCTCGAGCCGAACGAGGTGCAGCCGATCGCGTTCGACCTGACGCTGCACGGGCACACCCGGCCGTGGACTGAACGCAACACCGTCGTGCGCGGATACCGCACCACCGACGACGTCACGCGCTACATCCAGACCGGCTCCGCCGAGGGCCGGATCGAGGTGGCCGGCACGGCCTACGAGCTGACCCGATCGAACTCCTTTCAGCTGCGCGACCATTCGTGGGGCATTCGACCGCACATCGGCCCGCCAGCCGCTGATGCACGACCGGACGAGATCGGTGCGGACACCAACTTCCGGTTGGCGTGGGCCCCCGGGTTGATCCGCGGACAGGGCGGCGACTACGCGATCCACCTCTCGCACTGGATCAGTGCAAGCCCCCGGGGCACCGTCGCCGAGGACAACACTCGTTTGGTCCGGCCGGACGGCACCCAGTTGGCGGCCACGGCCACCGACATGCGACACCGGTTCGATCCCGCGACGGGACGCGTGCTCGATGTGACATTCGACTGCGAGATGGCGGACGGGACGAAACGCCGCTTTGTCGTCGAACCGCTGGGCGGAGCCGCCTCGTGCTTGGGGCCCGGCCTGTACTACGGCTGGAAAGGGCATTACCACGGTGAGGACCGCGGCCGGTTGGCCGTCGATGGTGAGCGCATCGACGACATCGAGGAACCGGAGATTCAGCCGCAGCTGCATCAGCTGCGCCAGTCCGTCGCGCGGATCACCGATGAGACCACCGGCGAGAGCGGTTGGTGCGGATTGCAATCGGAGGCCGTCGGCCGGTTCCCGGAGCTGGGACTTCCCAGCCGAAACTACCGCTGACGCCGGCGAGAGCCCGTCGACGCCCGCGGTCGCCGGCGACGGGTATGATTTAACCTAGAATCAAAAATGTGCTATGCGGGCGGCCGCGACCCAAACAGGAGTGCTGATGAACGAGCCCACTGCGCCGACCATGGAGACGGCACGGTCGATGTGCGACGAACCGGCCGCGGTGGCGGATTGGCTCGTGGAGCACGGAGAAACGGTGCAGGGGCCGGTGAGCGTCGCGCGGGTGGGCTTCGGTCAATCCAACATCACCTCATGCGTCACCGACCGGTCCGGGCGGGAGTGGATCCTGCGGGAGCCCCCGCCCGGCAAGGCGGTGAGCACCGCCCACGACGTCCATCGCGAGGCCGGCATCATCTCCGCGCTGGCGGCCAGTGGAATTCCGGTGCCGCATGTCGTGGGCACCGGGCAGACAGCCGGCGGCGCACCCTTTTTCGTCATGCACCGCGTCGGTGGCCGCGCCTTGGAAACCGAGCGGGACGCCGAGTCGCTCACCCCCGACCAACGCCAGGACATCGGGCGGCAGGTGGCGTCCATCCTGGGCCGCCTGCACACCCTCGACCCCGCCGTTCTCGGCCTGCCTGAGCCCCGCTCGCCGTATCTCGAGCGGCAGATCCGGCGCGTCACCCAGGCGTGGGACGCCAACGGCCGCGACAGCCGCCACGATGCCGCGTGGCAGGCGCTGCGGGACAGCCTGGCGCAGGCCGCCCCGCCCCGGACACGCTCGGTGGTGATGCACGGCGATTTCCGATTGTCGAACACCTTGATCGATGACGGCACGGTCACCGCGGTGCTCGACTGGGAGTTGGCGGCCATCGGAGACCCGCTCGCGGATCTGGCCTGGCTGCTCGACGACTGGCGAGCACCGGAAGATCCGGCGATCGTGATGCCGAGTCCGACGCGCGCCGGGGGGTTCCCCGACCGTGAGGAGATGGTCCGCATCTACAGCGAGGCTTCCGGTGTGCCGATCGACCGGATCGACTACTACCGCGCCTTCTCCCAATGGCGGGCCGCCAGCCTGTTGCAGGGTGTCCTGGTCCGCCGCCGCAAGGGCATCATGGGGGACCACGGCGCCGTCGACCTCGATGACCTGGACGCCTCGATCGAGACGCTGCTGACCTCGGCCGCCGAACACCTGAAGGAGTGACCCGATGACTCCGGATCGTGTCGCGGCCCTGTGCGCGGAACGTGACCTGCTGCTCGAGACCTGCCACAGCCTCACCGATCGGCAATGGGCGACCCCCAGCCGGGCCGAGGGCTGGAGCGTGCAGGACATGGTGGCGCACATGGGGGCGGGCTGTCGTGCGATCTTCACCGTCGACGCGCTGAAGATTCTGCGCAGCAACGACATCGAGAAATCGAACGACATGCTGGTCGACCAGCGGCGCCGTCGCACTCCGGCACAGGTACTGGGTGAATACGAGCGATGGAGTCGGCGGCTGATCCGACTAGCCCGTGTGGTCGACGCGGGCCCGCTTGCGCGGATCCGGCTGCCGCTCGCCGAACTCGGGCGGTTCCCGGTGAACCTCGTGCTGTGCAGCGCCATGACCTTCGACCACTACACCCATCTGCGCCACGACATAGCGCCGGCGCTGGGGTTGCCCCCGCCGCCTTCGGAGGCGAACACCGTGGCGGTGGTCCTCGAATGGATGCTCGCGGTGCTCGCCAACCAATTGAAGGCCGCGGTGCACCCCTGGCTGGAGGCGCCGTTACGAATCAACCTCACCGGGCCGGGCGGCGGGAGCTGGACCGTGCAACCGGACGGCGCCGTCACCACGCAGCCCGGCGCGGCTGCCGCCGAGATCACGGCCTCCGCACTCGAATTCCCGGAATGGTCCACGCGACGGGTCGATTGGCGGCAACGCGACGTGACCGTCAGCGGAGACACCGGGTATGGGGAGCGGTTCCTGGATGCAGTAAACATCGTATGAGCATTGTCACGCGTCGGACCACGGGCCGCGTCACGTCCGGGATCGTTCGGATCCCAGGCACGCCGCCAGCACAGTGAGGAGTCACCATGACCATCAGGACGAAGTTCACCGAGGTATTCGGGGTCGAGCACCCCATTGCCCAGGGTGGTATGCAGTGGGTGGGTCGCGCGGAGTTGGTGGCCGCGGTGGCGAATGCGGGGGCGTTGGGTTTCATCACCGCGTTGACGCAGCCGACGCCGGCGGATCTGGCCAATGAGATCGCCAAGACGCGGGATCTGACCGACAAGCCGTTCGGGGTGAATCTGACGATTCTGCCGTCGATCAACCCGCCGCCGTATGACGAGTACCGGCAGGTGATCGTCGATTCGGGGATCAAGATCGTGGAGACGGCGGGGTCGAATCCGGCGCCGCATCTGCCGATGTTCCATGACAACGGGATCAAGGTGTTGCACAAGTGCACCTCGGTGCGGCATGCGGTCAAGGCGCAGAGTCTGGGTGTCGATGGCATCAGCATCGATGGTTTCGAGTGTGCGGGTCATCCGGGTGAGGACGATGTTCCGGGGTTGGTGTTGATTCCGGCGGCGGCCAATCAGATCGAGATTCCGATGATCGCCTCCGGTGGGTTCGGTGACGCCCGGGGCCTGGTGGCCGCGCTGGCGTTGGGTGCCGACGGCATCAACATGGGGTCGCGGTTCATGTGCACCGTCGAGTCGCCGATCCATCAGAACGTCAAGGAAGCCATCGTCGCCGGCAGTGAACTCGACACCGAGTTGATCTTCCGCCCGCTGCGCAACACGGGCCGGGTGGCCTCCAACGCGGTATCCCGCGAGGTGGTCGAAATCCTGGACCGCGGAGGCAAATTCGAGGACGTCAAGGACCTGGTCTCCGGAGCCCGTGGAAGCAGGGTATATGAGACCGGTGACCTGGACGCCGGGATCTGGTGGGTCGGCACCGTGATGGGCCTGATCAACGACATCCCGACCTGTGGCGAGCTGGTGTCCCGCATCGTGGCCGAGGCCGAGGAGCTGATCACCGAACGCCTGGGCGGCGCTGTCGTCGAAGCGGCGATCCGATGACAGCGTGCCGCGTCGATGAATCTCCGCCCGCCGCAACCGGTAAGGAGTCGGCCTGCCAAATACGCGAGCCGACCTCGGTCGAAGCGCGGTTCGGGCTGCACTCCTGCAACCCCCGCGGCGAGGACAGCCATAGCGACATCGAGCTCGGCGACTGGGCACTCGACGATCGAGGCCAGGTCCAGGCGGGCGTCCTGGCGGTGCTGGCAGACCACACGCTCGGCGAGGTCCCGTTTCTGCGCCGCCCACCCGCCACCTGGGCGGTGACCACCGAACTCACGATAGATTTCGCCCGGCCGGCCGAACCAGGGGAAACGCTGCATGCCCGGGCCACTCCGACGAGGATGGAACAGGGCGGCGGACTGGTACACGGTGTCATCACCGATGCCGACGAGTCGGTGGCGGCGTTGGCCACCACCCGTTGTGTCTTCGTCCCGGCGACCCGGGATGCCCCGCCGCCGCCCGCGCCGGGGGTCAAGACCGACCAAACGGCGACGTCCATCACCGAACATCTGGGCCTTGCACCGGTAGTCGGCGATGCCGGTGTCGGACTGCAGTTGCGCGACGTGGACAGCTGGGTGAATGATTTCGGCATTCTCCATGGCGGCATCTGGACATGCATGACCGAGACGGCCGCCGCCGCAGCGGTTTCGGAGCAGAACCAGAAGCTGAGTACCGCGCAGATCAAGACCGTGTTCTTTCGGTCCGCCCCGCTCGGCGCCACGGTGAACGTCTACGCCAGTCCGATCCATGTGGGCGGTCGCTTCGCCGTGGTGGAGGTATCCGGTCACACCGACGACGGCACGTTGTGCACCAAGTCGACGGTGACTTTCCGTGGTGTCTAGACCCGAAGCTGCCCGGGCGATGAGGGCGTGGCCCTGCGCAGGACATACAGGAGTGCCCCGCTGGAGTTCACGCCGCGAGTCAGCCCGGTACCCAATGACTCACTCGAATTCGTCTGTGCAGGCCGACCGGTCTTCGACGGAACACCGTCGAAGACCGGTGGCCGCGATCAGCGATTGCCCGCCAGGTCGCGGCCGATGATCTCCTTCATGATCTCGGTGGTGCCCGCGTAGATGGTCTGGACGCGGGTGTCGACGAACGCGCGGGCGACCGGATACTCGTTCATATACCCGTACCCGCCGTGCAGCTGCAGGCACCTGTCGATGACCCGCTTCTGTAGCTCGCTGACGAACCACTTGCCCTTCGCCGCGTCCACGGGGGAGAGCTCTCCCGCGTTGTAGGCGAGCACAGACTGATCGGCGTATGCCTGCGCGACGTCGATCTCGGTGGCCATGTCGGCGAGTTCGAATCGAACGTGCTGCTTGTCGATCAACGACGACCCGAAGGCGGTGCGTTCCTTGCAGTACTGGACGGTCAGGTCGAAGATCGCCCGGGCCGTTGCGATGGCGGTCGCGGTGACCCCGAGACGTTCACGGGGCAGGTGGCTCATCAAGTGGTTCAGGCCCGCACCTTCTTCACCGAGCAGGTTCTGCGCGGGAACCGCCGCATCGTGGAAGAACAACTCGGCAGTGTCCTGACCCGGTAGGCCGATCTTGTCGAGCTTGCGGCCGCGTTCGAATCCGGGGGTGTCCCGTTCGACGACGAACAGGCTCAGCCGTTCGTCGGTGCGGGCCGCCACCACGACCAGGTCGGCCATGATTCCACTGGAGATGAATGTCTTCTGGCCGTTGAGGATCCATTGGTCGCCGTCGCGGCGCGCGGTGGTGCGAATGCCTCTCAGGTCGCTGCCGGTGCCGGGCTCGGTCATCGCCAATGCGCCGATCAGGGACCCGTCGGCGAACCCGGGCAGCCAGCGTTGCTTCTGCTCCGCATTGGTCAGGTCGAGCAGATAGTGCAGGACCAGATCGTCCTGGAGAGCGACGGTGAGACCGAACGACAGGGCGTTGATCCGGGCGATCTCCTCGCACACCACCATCCGGTAGCGGTAATCCGATTCGCCCGCACCGCCGTACTCCTCGCCGATCTGCAGAGCGTAGAGGCCGGTCTTGGCCGCCCGGGCGAACACGTCGCGGTCGATCCAGCGGTTCTGATCCCAATCCTGGTGGTGCGGAACCACTTCGCGGGCCAGGAACTCGCGCACCGTCTCCCGGTAGGCCTCGTGGTCGGCCTCATACAGTGACCGCTGCATGTCAGATCCGTTCGATGATGGTGACGTTGGCCTGGCCGCCGCCCTCGCACATGGTCTGCAGGCCGTAACGACCGCCGGTGCGCTCGAGGTGGTGCAGCAGCGAGGTCATCAGGCGCGCTCCGGTGCACCCGATGGGGTGCCCCAGGGCGATGGCGCCACCGTTGGGGTTGACCCGCGCCGGGTCGGCCTCCAACTCGGCCAGCCAGGAGAGCACGACGGGGGCAAAGGCTTCGTTGATCTCGACGGCGTCGATGTCCCCGATCGACATCCCGGCGCGTTTCAGGGCGTGTTGGGTGGCCGGGATCGGTGCCGTCAGCATCATCACCGGATCGGCGCCGCGCACCGAGATGTGGTGGATTCGCGCGCGCGGGGTGAGGTTGAACCGGTCGACGGCGGCCTGCGAGGCCACCAGCAGCGCCGCGGCGCCGTCGGAGATCTGGCTGGCCACCGCAGCGGTGAGAACCCCGCCCTCGATGAGGGTGGGCAGCCCCGCCATCTTCTCCAGGGAGGTGTCCGCGCGGGGGCCCTCGTCGACCGTCGCGTTGGCGAACGGGGTGATCTCCTTGTCGAAGTAGCCGGCCTCAATGGCCGCCAGGGCACGACGGTGGCTTTCCAGCGCGAACTTCTCGTTGTCCTCGCGCGTCAGGTTCCACTGCTTGGCAATGAGTTCGGCGCCACGGAACTGGGAGATCTCCTGATCGCCGTAGCGGGCCGCCCAGCCTTCGCAATCGGTCCACGGGTCGGTGGAGCCGAAGGGTTCGCCCGCGCCGAAGGCGCTCAGGATGGGGAACTGGCTCATCTTCTGCACGCCGCCGGCCACAATCAGGTCGGCCGTTCCACTCATCACGCCCTGGGCGGCGAAATGCACTGCCTGCTGGGCGGATCCGCACTGCCGGTCGATGGTCACTCCGGGCACCGACTCGGGCAGGCCGGCCGCCAACGCCGCCGTGCGCGCGATGTCCCCGGCCTGAGCGCCGATGTTGTCCAGGCAACCCAGGATGACGTCGTCGATCGCGGCGGGGTCCACGTCGTGGCGTCCGACCAGCGTCTTGATCACGTGGGCAGCCATATCGGCAGGATGGGCGCCGGACAGGCCGCCGTTACGTCGCCCGACGGGCGTGCGGACCGCATCGACAATGAAGGCTTCAGTCATGGAATTAATTTAACATAGAATCGAAACCATGCCGATGTGGAGCCGACAACCGTCGCTCAGCTGTTCGCGGCTGGCGTCTTGCGCTTGGATTTCCGGCCCGTGGGCTCGTCCGGGGCCGGTAGTGGGGACAGGCTGTGCCGGACGAAGGTCTGGGCGTTGGCCACGATGGTGTCCAGCGATGCGCGGCGCGGGTCCCACCACTCAGCGGCCCAGTTCAGCGCGCCCACCACGAGCGCTTGCGCGAGCTTGTCGTCGATGTCGTCGCGCAGTTGTCCGTCGGCCCGCGCATCCGAGAACAGCTTGCGCCAGATGCGGTCGTAGGCCGCCGCCTCCTTTTTCTGGCGGCTACGCAGGTGTTCGGGGATCTGGCCGGAGTTCCGGATCGACGCGGTGGCGTAGTCGGACAGCTCGAGTTCGTGCCGAAGGTGAGTCTCGACGGCGAACACGATGCGCTCCATGGGGGGCGTCCCGTCCGGAAGTCGATCGAGTTCGGCGCGCAGATGCTGTCGCATGTCGCTGATCCCGGCGAACATCACTTCTTCGATGAGGTCTTCGCGAGAGGAGAAGTAGTAATAGATGGCCGGAGCCTGCAACTCGGCGTACTTGGCTACATCGGTCAGTCGGGTCCCGGCGTACCCCTTCTCGCTGAGGACTCGCGCCGTGGCGTCCAGGATCCGAATGCGAGTGAGCTCGGACTTCTTCGGGTCCGAGCTGTCGGAATCCACCGCCTGCTTTGCCGGTTTTCGGGCCATCGTCCGATTCTAGGGGAGCGATCCGTTCTGCTCGGCCTCTAGGAGCATGGTGGTTGCCACCGTGTTCCAGTGTTTGAGGTGCGGATCCTTCGTGGGATCGCGGTTGTCGAGCGCATAGGTCAGCGCCACGCCCCGCATGCTCGTGATGACCAGATCCCGCACCACGGGGTACGACGGGTGACTGGACAGCGCGGGGCCGAACAGTGCGTCGGCGGAGGCTCGGATGACCGAGCCCATGAGGTACTCCTTGGGCAGTAGGGCGAGTCGCAGGTCTTCGTGGGACCGCGCGGCGACCCACAGCTCGACCGAGGCCCAGAAGTACGGCTGAGAATAGGTCGCCCACATCGTGTCGATCGCTTCGGCGATCCGCTCGACGGGGTCAGCGGCCCACTGTGCGCGGGTCCCCAAGTTCGTCACCCATTCGAGCGCAAGGTGATGCACAGCGGCGACCAGAAGTTTGTCGCGAGAAGGAAAATGGTTGAGCAGCCCGCCTCGCGAAACCCCGGCTTCCTTCTGTATGCGCAGTGTTGACGTCTTCGCATAGCCGTGCTTGTCCAGCACGCGTACCGCCGCATCCAGGATCTTCTGCTGGGCGAGCCGGCTGCGTTCCTGCTGAGCGCGCCTGGGGCGCTCAGGATTCTCAGCCCCTGCTGTTCCGGGCGGGACAGTCACTGTGACCCCATTCGTGCTTCCTGTTTGGGCGGGAGTTTAGTCGCCCGAGGCCGTAAGCCGACTTTCTCCGACGTCAAGCGGCCCCGGGAAGCTCCAGTCTAAACAGTCAGCGGTAGCTAATTAACGGCAGCGTTGATTTGCCGCGGTTCGGTCATCGATCGCGATCACGGCGTTAGGTGGTGGGCAGCGCAGTCCACGAGGCGGTTTGGGGCCCGACGGCCGGCAGCGGCTCCGGGTTTTGCCAATCACTAGACAGTCAGCTCTGACTCTATTAGGTTGATCCCGTCGACATTCGGCGGCGAGGCGTCCGAGTGTGGGCCGTGATGGCGCGAGGATGCCGCGGCGGTCTTCCGGCCGGCGTGCGAGCGCGCATCGCCGGGGCGATAGGAGTCGCGCATTTAACCATGGGGGGGCAGGCTGTGCTGAATATTTATCAGAAAGTAAGTGATCGCCTTATGGCATGGGATGTCCCGGCCGGGTACTGGCCCGTGTGGTGCGCCGGCAGCGGCGCTGACGCGAAAGGTCCTGCGAGCGTGCGCGCTGCCTCCAGGTGGATGGCATGGTCGGCGACCAGCCGACCCCGTTCGCGAAATGATGCGGCAATCCCTGGCGGCAGCCTCCCTCGCGAACCTGATAAAAGCCTGCAGTGCAGGGAAGTTCGCGCGCCAAAGGGCTTGAGTCTGGTGGATGCTGCGGTGGGGGTGCGGCCGGCGGGAGTCTGCGCGCAGGCGGCTTTCGAGGGGGTTCTGACCGTCCCACCGCACCGTCACCCGTCGCTCCGACTGGGTGGCTGCTCCGGGTGCGGAGCGGGTTACTGAAGCCGCTTGATATCGCCTACTTTTTAGTCTAATTTCAATCGACATCACAGGACGGAACCAGTGTGGCGTACGCCACGTGGGATCGGTCGGGGTCAGACGAAGGGATCAGAGCTTGACCTTGCGCAGCACCGTCGCCAAGCCGATGGGGGCAGTCGGCGACTTCGTTGCCATGGCGGTCGACACCATGGTCGCGATACCGAGACGCCCCTTCGCCTGGCGCGAATTGATCCAACAGTGCTGGTTTGTGGCTCGGGTGTCGATCATGCCGACCCTGATGCTGTCGATTCCGTTCACCGTGCTGTTGGTGTTCACCTTCAACATCCTGTTGGTCGAGTTCGGCGCGGCGGACTTCTCGGGCACGGGTGCGGCCTTCGGCACCGTGACCCAGATCGGCCCGGTCGTCACGGTGCTCGTCGTCGCCGGTGCGGGCGCCACTGCCATGTGCGCCGACCTGGGAGCGCGGACGATCCGCGATGAACTCGATGCGTTGAAGGTCATGGGGATCGACCCCATCCAGGCACTGGTGGTGCCGCGCGTCCTGGCCGCGACCATTGTCGCGACGGCGTTGTCGTCCCTGGTGGTACTGGTGGGATTGGCCGGCGGATTCTCGTTCTCGGTCTTCGTGCAGAACGTCACGCCGGGCGCTTTCGTGGCCGGTCTCACCCTGATCACCGGCTTTGCGGACGTGGCGATCTGCCTCATCAAGGCGGCGCTGTTCGGCTTCGCGGCCGGTCTCATCGCTTGCTTCAAGGGCACGACGGCCGCGGGTGGTCCCGCCGGGGTCGGCAACGCCGTGAACGAGACGGTGGTGTACTCGTTCCTCGCGCTGTTCCTGATCAACATCCTGGCCACCGCCGTCGGCGTCAAGGCGACGCTGTGAGCACCGGGGTGTCGCGCGGGATGTCGCCGCGCCTACGTCGCCTCGGCAACGGGTTCCTGGACGGGTTGGCCCGACTGGGGGAGCAGGCGTACTTCTACGGCCGGACTTTTGCCTCGGTGGGTGATGCCTTCTTCCGCTACAAGACCGAGGTGGTTCGTCTCATCGCCCAGATGAGTCTGGGCGTGGGGGCGCTGGCGGTGGTCGGCGGCACCATCGTGATCGTTGCGTTCTTGACGCTGTCCACGGGCGCTCTTGTTGCGGTGCAAGGCTATAACCAGTTCGCGGACGTCGGCGTCGAAGCCCTGACCGGATTCGCCTCCGCCTACTTCAACGTCCGACTCATCGCGCCGCTGACCGCGGGCATCGCGCTGGCCGCCACCATCGGCGCCGGCGCCACCGCGCAACTGGGCGCCATGCGCATCAACGAGGAGATCGACGCCCTGGAGGTCATGGGCATCAGGTCATTGACGTATCTCGCATCGACACGACTGCTCGCCGGAGTGATCGTGGTGATACCGCTGTACTGCGTGGCGATCCTGATGTCCTTCGTCGCCGCGCGATTCGGGACCACCTTCGTCTACGGCCAGTCCACCGGCGTCTACGACCACTACTTCAACACGTTCCTGCAGCCGACGGACGTCATCTGGTCGTTCTTCCAGGCCGTCGTCATGGCCCTCGTGATCATGAGCGTGCACACCTACTACGGCTACACCGCAAGCGGCGGCCCGGCCGGCGTCGGTGAGGCAGTGGGCCGCGCGGTGCGGACGTCACTGATCAGCGCGGTTTTCGTCACCGTGTTCGTGTCCTTGGCCATCTATGGCCAGTCCGGCAACTTCAACCTCTCCGGGTAGTCGTAATGAATTCAGTAGGCGAAAACAGCCGGTCGCGGCTGATCACGTACGCCCTGTGCCTGGTCGCTGCCGTCGTGGTCCTGGTGGTGGTGTGCTCCATGCTCTTCGTGGGTGCCCACCGCTCCTATACCCCTGTCACTCTCACGTCCGACCGCACGGGCTTGGTGATGGAGCAGGGCGCGAAGGTCAAGCTGCGCGGCGTAGTGGTGGGGCAGGTGGGACAGATCGCCGGCGGCAAAGAGCCGGTGAGTCTGCGACTCGAGATCACACCAGACCAACTGCGCCACATCCCCGCCAACGTCGAGGCCGAGATCAAGGCGACGACCGCGTTCGGCGCCAAGTACGTCAACCTGGTCATCCCCGACGACCCGGCCGCCGAGACTCTGACCGAGGGCGCAATCCTCAAGTCACGCAACGTGAGTACCGAGGTCAACACGGTCTTCCAGAATCTGGTCGGCGTCCTCGACCAGGTCGATGTCTCCAAGCTGAACGCCACGCTCTCGGCCCTTGCCGACGGACTTCGCGGGCAGGGCGAACGGATCGGGGAGGCCACCACCAGCGCCAACCAGGTCCTGCAGGCGGTAAACCCCCGGATGGACACCGTGCGTGACAACTTCCAGGCACTGCAGGGCTTCAGTGACGCCTACAGCGTTGCGGCAGAAGACATCCTGAGAGTGCTGGATTCCGCGGCCACCACCAGCGCGACGATCACGGAGAAGTCGCAGACGCTCGAGGGCGTGCTCCTGGGCGCAATCGGCTTCGGCCAGTCCGGAGTCGACCTGCTCGCCCCCAACGCGGACAACCTCGTGCGTGCGATTCGGGCTCTCGAGCCCACCACCGACGTCCTGGAGAAGTACAGTCCCACCTACACCTGCCTGCTGCAAGGCTCGGTCGTCGCCCTCAAGACGGGGAACTACCCCGCCATGGGTGGCGCCAACGGCAAGTCGCTCATCGTCGACGCGGGGCTGTTGCTCGGCGACGACCCGTACCGCTTTCCGCAGAACTTGCCGATCATCGCCGCCAAGGGCGGACCGGGCGGCAAGCCCAGCTGCGGATCGCTCCCCGACG
This DNA window, taken from Mycolicibacterium sp. MU0050, encodes the following:
- a CDS encoding acyl-CoA dehydrogenase family protein, which encodes MQRSLYEADHEAYRETVREFLAREVVPHHQDWDQNRWIDRDVFARAAKTGLYALQIGEEYGGAGESDYRYRMVVCEEIARINALSFGLTVALQDDLVLHYLLDLTNAEQKQRWLPGFADGSLIGALAMTEPGTGSDLRGIRTTARRDGDQWILNGQKTFISSGIMADLVVVAARTDERLSLFVVERDTPGFERGRKLDKIGLPGQDTAELFFHDAAVPAQNLLGEEGAGLNHLMSHLPRERLGVTATAIATARAIFDLTVQYCKERTAFGSSLIDKQHVRFELADMATEIDVAQAYADQSVLAYNAGELSPVDAAKGKWFVSELQKRVIDRCLQLHGGYGYMNEYPVARAFVDTRVQTIYAGTTEIMKEIIGRDLAGNR
- a CDS encoding acetyl-CoA C-acetyltransferase produces the protein MTEAFIVDAVRTPVGRRNGGLSGAHPADMAAHVIKTLVGRHDVDPAAIDDVILGCLDNIGAQAGDIARTAALAAGLPESVPGVTIDRQCGSAQQAVHFAAQGVMSGTADLIVAGGVQKMSQFPILSAFGAGEPFGSTDPWTDCEGWAARYGDQEISQFRGAELIAKQWNLTREDNEKFALESHRRALAAIEAGYFDKEITPFANATVDEGPRADTSLEKMAGLPTLIEGGVLTAAVASQISDGAAALLVASQAAVDRFNLTPRARIHHISVRGADPVMMLTAPIPATQHALKRAGMSIGDIDAVEINEAFAPVVLSWLAELEADPARVNPNGGAIALGHPIGCTGARLMTSLLHHLERTGGRYGLQTMCEGGGQANVTIIERI
- a CDS encoding TetR/AcrR family transcriptional regulator, with amino-acid sequence MARKPAKQAVDSDSSDPKKSELTRIRILDATARVLSEKGYAGTRLTDVAKYAELQAPAIYYYFSSREDLIEEVMFAGISDMRQHLRAELDRLPDGTPPMERIVFAVETHLRHELELSDYATASIRNSGQIPEHLRSRQKKEAAAYDRIWRKLFSDARADGQLRDDIDDKLAQALVVGALNWAAEWWDPRRASLDTIVANAQTFVRHSLSPLPAPDEPTGRKSKRKTPAANS
- a CDS encoding TetR/AcrR family transcriptional regulator is translated as MTVPPGTAGAENPERPRRAQQERSRLAQQKILDAAVRVLDKHGYAKTSTLRIQKEAGVSRGGLLNHFPSRDKLLVAAVHHLALEWVTNLGTRAQWAADPVERIAEAIDTMWATYSQPYFWASVELWVAARSHEDLRLALLPKEYLMGSVIRASADALFGPALSSHPSYPVVRDLVITSMRGVALTYALDNRDPTKDPHLKHWNTVATTMLLEAEQNGSLP
- a CDS encoding ABC transporter permease codes for the protein MGAVGDFVAMAVDTMVAIPRRPFAWRELIQQCWFVARVSIMPTLMLSIPFTVLLVFTFNILLVEFGAADFSGTGAAFGTVTQIGPVVTVLVVAGAGATAMCADLGARTIRDELDALKVMGIDPIQALVVPRVLAATIVATALSSLVVLVGLAGGFSFSVFVQNVTPGAFVAGLTLITGFADVAICLIKAALFGFAAGLIACFKGTTAAGGPAGVGNAVNETVVYSFLALFLINILATAVGVKATL
- a CDS encoding ABC transporter permease, which codes for MSPRLRRLGNGFLDGLARLGEQAYFYGRTFASVGDAFFRYKTEVVRLIAQMSLGVGALAVVGGTIVIVAFLTLSTGALVAVQGYNQFADVGVEALTGFASAYFNVRLIAPLTAGIALAATIGAGATAQLGAMRINEEIDALEVMGIRSLTYLASTRLLAGVIVVIPLYCVAILMSFVAARFGTTFVYGQSTGVYDHYFNTFLQPTDVIWSFFQAVVMALVIMSVHTYYGYTASGGPAGVGEAVGRAVRTSLISAVFVTVFVSLAIYGQSGNFNLSG